A single region of the Brienomyrus brachyistius isolate T26 chromosome 10, BBRACH_0.4, whole genome shotgun sequence genome encodes:
- the kdrl gene encoding vascular endothelial growth factor receptor kdr-like isoform X1 → MNRSPCASLSLFLYCVASGLLEALKLPAPLLLPPGDTLLYQAGDSLHLTCRGQSGLSWSLPERDLGSQGVSVYEEACEGSEYSYCSRLAIQALTHRDTGWYSCSYSQQSLDEGSATYVFVRDERWPFVEPHSQSPLTLFVYDDADSIVVPCRVTAPDFHVSLSGVPASVNDAVQWDPKVGFRVPFSRQTHYDLLKCAVSLAGQLHESYYITLKQPSFLTNVRIQPERVALLVGDTLELVCSADTTYNGKIVFTWEVPESAVNQTHEFKKNRGVPNKVFSMSNQLVVKGVTLADSGRYHCKAQLLSEKHISADVLVHERPFLNVSHKGSSVITVLEGQRVTFDPVISACPLPSTVIWFKDGVPLWENSTCCTQSHFSLLLKEVRQVDAGVYTVVVGNEDKGLSGNLSYTLVVNVKPVIIEEELDTLTQPYLLGREYALTCTAFGNPMADIVWEWQPCDPNPTLTHCEQAFEPRRVQFGETELSDAKMNRLHNRIKGIERKSESINGRNRTVSTLVVAAAEVSGSYTCLAWNEAGNRTWSTPFYVDGHVESIRVEPQKAIEGDNVTLACRATRYLYTDLHWYGPQNGTVPVTGTTLQVEPHSIFLPLALGSVPRGNVRDYECRAHNSYTHQVILRKSELLVEARRGPWVQVNLTSQAVNASSTLNLVCHAHGVPPPHIAWLKDGTPLQEAPGIALTPSGMLTIERVKKEDEGMYECLASSVEGEARSSAFITVLGEDGKPNAEVIILVCTGAAASFLWLILTLIIRKLRKPSYADMEPGYLSITMPLDEQCELLPYDGTRWEFPRDRLRLGKTLGHGAFGKVVEASAFGIDKRSTCRTVAVKMLKGGASANESRALMSELKILIHIGHHLNVVNLLGACTKPGGPLMVIVEYCKYGNLSNHLRSKRGDFVIYKSRDGKTASPRPGADLSEPPKRRLESVASTGSSVSSGFVEDKSCDSEEEEEESEDVSRRPLTMEDLISYSFQVAKGMEFLASRKCIHRDLAARNVLLSENNVVKICDFGLARDVYKDPDYVRKGDARLPLKWMAPEAIFDKMYTVQSDVWSFGVLMWEIFSLGASPYPGLHIDEEFCCTLKEGARMRAPDHASPQIYQTMLDCWHSEPGQRPTFTQLVERLGDLLQDNVQKEGKHYIPMNTSLLSRGTEPCNAPVQGDSGGTWNEDVIPSSVRSIYQVTMEEKLDQNQEGSQSGSGVILSPEDTAMLRPGWARSVLGRPTSITALGFKAASWSRESILHEGQRERTQQPVPPLVLSPDDASLELALECHSPPPDYDDVVRYSAPPV, encoded by the exons GGCTGCTGGAGGCGCTGAAGCTGCCAGCTCCGCTGCTGCTACCCCCCGGCGACACACTCCTGTACCAGGCTGGGGACTCCCTTCATCTCACCTGCAG GGGGCAGTCTGGACTGAGCTGGAGCCTGCCCGAGCGAGACCTGGGCTCACAGGGGGTCTCGGTGTACGAGGAGGCCTGCGAGGGTAGCGAGTACAGCTACTGCAGCCGCCTTGCCATCCAGGCACTGACGCACAGGGACACCGGCTGGTACTCCTGCAGCTACAGCCAGCAGAGCCTGGACGAGGGCAGCGCCACCTATGTCTTCGTCAGAG ACGAGCGGTGGCCCTTTGTGGAGCCGCACTCTCAGAGCCCGCTCACCCTGTTTGTGTACGACGACGCCGACAGCATCGTGGTGCCTTGCAGGGTCACAGCTCCTGACTTCCATGTTTCGCTCTCAGGG GTCCCGGCCAGCGTCAATGACGCCGTGCAGTGGGACCCGAAGGTGGGCTTCCGGGTCCCTTTCAGCCGCCAGACCCATTATGACCTCCTGAAGTGTGCCGTGTCCCTCGCCGGTCAGCTCCACGAGTCCTACTACATCACCCTGAAGCAGC CCTCCTTCCTGACGAACGTGCGGATCCAGCCGGAGCGTGTGGCGTTACTGGTGGGAGACACCCTGGAGCTCGTCTGCTCCGCAGACACCACCTACAACGGCAAGATTGTCTTCACGTGGGAAGTGCCAGAGTCCGCT GTGAACCAGACACATGAGTTCAAGAAGAACCGGGGCGTGCCGAATAAGGTGTTCTCCATGAGCAACCAGCTGGTCGTGAAGGGCGTCACCCTGGCTGACAGTGGCCGGTACCACTGCAAAGCCCAGCTGCTCTCTGAGAAGCACATCTCAGCGGATGTGCTCGTTCACG AGAGGCCTTTCCTCAACGTGTCACATAAGGGCAGCAGCGTGATCACTGTCCTGGAGGGCCAAagagtgacctttgaccccgtgATCAGTGCATGTCCCCTCCCCAGCACTGTCATATG GTTCAAGGACGGTGTGCCCCTCTGGGAAAACTCCACGTGCTGTACGCAGTCGCATTTCAGCCTCCTCCTCAAGGAGGTCCGGCAGGTGGACGCAGGCGTCTACACCGTTGTTGTGGGCAATGAGGACAAAGGCCTGTCCGGGAATCTCAGCTACACTCTTGTGGTGAATG TGAAGCCTGTGATCATAGAGGAGGAATTGGATACGTTGACCCAGCCCTACCTGCTAGGGAGGGAGTACGCGCTCACCTGCACTGCCTTCGGAAACCCCATGGCTGACATCGTTTGGGAATGGCAGCCCTGTGACCCGAACCCCACCCTCACACA CTGCGAGCAGGCCTTCGAACCCAGGCGGGTCCAGTTTGGGGAGACGGAGCTCAGTGATGCGAAGATGAACCGACTCCACAACAGGATCAAGGGCATCGAGAGGAAGAGCGAGTCAATCAATGGCAGAAACAGA ACCGTCAGCACACTAGTGGTGGCGGCAGCTGAAGTGTCCGGGAGCTATACCTGCTTGGCCTGGAACGAAGCCGGCAATCGGACATGGAGCACACCCTTCTACGTGGATG GTCACGTGGAGAGCATCAGAGTAGAGCCTCAGAAAGCCATCGAGGGGGACAATGTGACCTTGGCATGCCGGGCCACGCGGTACCTTTACACGGACCTGCATTGGTACGGCCCGCAGAACGGGACCGTCCCCGTTACAGGCACCACGCTGCAGGTTGAGCCGCACTCCATCTTCCTGCCACTCGCTCTTGGAAGTGTGCCCAGGGGTAATGTCCGGGACTATGAGTGCCGAGCGCATAACAGCTACACCCACCAGGTCATCCTCAGGAAGTCTGAACTGCTGGTTGAGG CCAGGAGAGGCCCGTGGGTGCAGGTGAACCTGACCAGCCAGGCAGTGAACGCCAGCAGTACGCTGAACCTGGTCTGCCACGCCCACGgcgtcccacccccccacattgCCTGGCTCAAAGATGGGACCCCCCTGCAGGAGGCGCCAG GAATCGCCCTGACCCCCAGCGGTATGCTGACCATCGAGAGGGTGAAGAAGGAGGACGAGGGGATGTACGAGTGCCTGGCCAGCAGCGTAGAGGGTGAGGCGAGGAGCTCCGCGTTCATCACCGTGCTGG GTGAGGACGGGAAGCCCAACGCGGAGGTGATCATTCTGGTGTGCACCGGGGCGGCAGCCAGCTTCCTCTGGCTGATCCTCACCCTCATTATCCGCAAGCTGAGGAAG CCCAGCTATGCGGACATGGAGCCAGGCTACCTGTCCATTACCATGCCCCTGGACGAGCAGTGCGAGCTGCTGCCCTACGATGGCACCCGATGGGAATTCCCCCGAGACCGCCTGAGGCTTG GTAAAACACTGGGCCATGGAGCTTTTGGAAAGGTAGTGGAAGCTTCTGCCTTCGGGATCGACAAGCGCTCCACCTGCAGGACGGTCGCTGTCAAAATGCTGAAAG GGGGGGCCTCAGCCAATGAGAGCCGGGCCCTGATGTCTGAACTGAAGATACTGATCCATATTGGACATCACTTGAATGTGGTCAACCTACTTGGGGCATGCACCAAGCCTGGAG GGCCCTTAATGGTAATAGTGGAATATTGTAAATATGGGAATCTGTCCAACCACTTAAGGAGCAAGAGGGGAGACTTCGTGATTTATAAG AGCCGAGATGGCAAGACGGCATCCCCGCGCCCAGGGGCCGACCTCAGCGAGCCCCCCAAGCGCCGGCTGGAGAGCGTGGCAAGCACAGGGAGCTCCGTCAGCTCCGGCTTCGTGGAGGACAAGAGCTGTGActcagaggaagaggaagaag AGTCAGAGGACGTGAGCAGAAGGCCACTGACAATGGAGGACCTCATTTCCTACAGCTTTCAAGTGGCCAAAGGCATGGAGTTCCTGGCATCCCGAAAG TGTATCCACAGAGATCTGGCTGCCAGGAATGTCCTGCTGTCGGAGAACAACGTTGTGAAAATATGCGACTTTGGACTCGCACGGGACGTCTACAAAGACCCGGACTACGTGCGCAAGGGCGAT GCCAGGCTGCCCCTGAAGTGGATGGCACCGGAGGCGATCTTCGACAAGATGTACACGGTGCAGAGTGACGTCTGGTCCTTCGGCGTGCTCATGTGGGAGATCTTCTCTCTAG GAGCATCCCCCTACCCCGGCCTGCACATCGATGAGGAGTTCTGTTGCACGCTGAAGGAGGGGGCACGGATGCGTGCGCCGGATCACGCCTCTCCACAAAT ATACCAGACCATGCTGGACTGTTGGCACAGCGAACCTGGGCAAAGGCCCACCTTCACACAGCTGGTGGAACGGCTAGGGGACCTGCTTCAAGATAACGTGCAGAAG GAGGGTAAGCACTATATCCCCATGAACACAAGCCTGCTGAGCAGAGGGACAGAGCCCTGCAACGCCCCGGTGCAGGGGGATTCCGGGGGTACCTG GAATGAGGACGTCATCCCTAGCAGTGTGAGGAGCATCTATCAGGTGACCATGGAGGAGAAGCTGGACCAGAATCAGGAG GGAAGCCAGTCAGGCAGTGGGGTGATCCTGTCACCTGAGGACACCGCGATGCTCCGGCCAGGCTGGGCCAGATCCGTTCTCGGCCGACCGACAAGCATCACAGCCCTGGG GTTTAAGGCAGCGAGCTGGAGCCGGGAATCCATCCTACATGAGGGGCAGAGAGAACGAACCCAGCAGCCCGTACCTCCTCTGGTCCTCAGCCCGGACGATGCCAGCCTGGAACTCGCCCTGGAGTGCCACAGTCCACCCCCTGATTACGATGACGTGGTCCGCTACTCTGCTCCCCCAGTATAA
- the LOC125750852 gene encoding homeobox protein CDX-1-like, translated as MYVGYLVDKESNMYHQGPMRRSINLPPQNFAPSAQYSDFTGYHHVPNMENHTQPTAAWGSHYGAPREDWGAYGLGPPNNVPTSMNTSSPGQVPYCSPDYNSMHPAGSSVLQQPPENINVAQLSPEREGRSSYQWMNKTVQSSSTGKTRTKEKYRVVYTDHQRLELEKEFHYNRYITIRRKSELAVNLGLSERQVKIWFQNRRAKERKLIKKKMGQCDGSGGSVHSDPGSVSPLAVPGSLSPSDIHGSLYPPPGMNALPPIGNIQQVTVGQ; from the exons ATGTACGTGGGTTATCTTGTGGATAAAGAGAGCAATATGTACCACCAAGGACCTATGAGGCGCTCCATTAATCTTCCTCCGCAGAACTTTGCGCCCAGCGCGCAGTACTCCGACTTTACGGGGTATCACCATGTACCCAACATGGAGAACCACACGCAGCCCACAGCGGCCTGGGGCTCTCATTACGGCGCACCAAGGGAGGACTGGGGCGCCTACGGCCTGGGACCCCCTAATAACGTACCTACATCCATGAACACCTCATCACCCGGCCAGGTCCCGTACTGCTCCCCCGACTATAACTCAATGCACCCGGCCGGATCATCGGTTTTGCAGCAGCCACCAGAGAATATTAATGTCGCACAACTGTCCCCAGAAAGAGAGGGACGCAGTTCGTATCAGTGGATGAACAAAACTGTCCAATCGTCTTCTACCG GCAAAACGAGGACGAAGGAAAAATACAGAGTCGTTTACACAGATCATCAGCGGCTGGAGCTAGAAAAGGAATTTCATTACAATCGATACATCACGATTAGGAGGAAGTCTGAGCTGGCCGTCAACCTGGGCCTTTCGGAGCGACAG GTGAAAATCTGGTTTCAAAACCGCAGAGCGAAAGAAAGGAAGCTGATCAAAAAGAAAATGGGCCAGTGCGATGGAAGCGGCGGCTCAGTTCACAGCGACCCCGGCTCCGTGAGCCCGCTGGCCGTGCCCGGCTCGCTGAGTCCGTCGGACATCCACGGATCCCTGTATCCACCGCCGGGCATGAACGCTTTGCCACCGATTGGGAATATACAGCAAGTCACTGTGGGCCAGTAA
- the kdrl gene encoding vascular endothelial growth factor receptor kdr-like isoform X2: MNRSPCASLSLFLYCVASGLLEALKLPAPLLLPPGDTLLYQAGDSLHLTCRGQSGLSWSLPERDLGSQGVSVYEEACEGSEYSYCSRLAIQALTHRDTGWYSCSYSQQSLDEGSATYVFVRDERWPFVEPHSQSPLTLFVYDDADSIVVPCRVTAPDFHVSLSGVPASVNDAVQWDPKVGFRVPFSRQTHYDLLKCAVSLAGQLHESYYITLKQPSFLTNVRIQPERVALLVGDTLELVCSADTTYNGKIVFTWEVPESAVNQTHEFKKNRGVPNKVFSMSNQLVVKGVTLADSGRYHCKAQLLSEKHISADVLVHERPFLNVSHKGSSVITVLEGQRVTFDPVISACPLPSTVIWFKDGVPLWENSTCCTQSHFSLLLKEVRQVDAGVYTVVVGNEDKGLSGNLSYTLVVNVKPVIIEEELDTLTQPYLLGREYALTCTAFGNPMADIVWEWQPCDPNPTLTHCEQAFEPRRVQFGETELSDAKMNRLHNRIKGIERKSESINGRNRTVSTLVVAAAEVSGSYTCLAWNEAGNRTWSTPFYVDGHVESIRVEPQKAIEGDNVTLACRATRYLYTDLHWYGPQNGTVPVTGTTLQVEPHSIFLPLALGSVPRGNVRDYECRAHNSYTHQVILRKSELLVEARRGPWVQVNLTSQAVNASSTLNLVCHAHGVPPPHIAWLKDGTPLQEAPGIALTPSGMLTIERVKKEDEGMYECLASSVEGEARSSAFITVLGEDGKPNAEVIILVCTGAAASFLWLILTLIIRKLRKPSYADMEPGYLSITMPLDEQCELLPYDGTRWEFPRDRLRLGKTLGHGAFGKVVEASAFGIDKRSTCRTVAVKMLKGGASANESRALMSELKILIHIGHHLNVVNLLGACTKPGGPLMVIVEYCKYGNLSNHLRSKRGDFVIYKSRDGKTASPRPGADLSEPPKRRLESVASTGSSVSSGFVEDKSCDSEEEEEESEDVSRRPLTMEDLISYSFQVAKGMEFLASRKCIHRDLAARNVLLSENNVVKICDFGLARDVYKDPDYVRKGDARLPLKWMAPEAIFDKMYTVQSDVWSFGVLMWEIFSLVSVITVNQSGSGPD, from the exons GGCTGCTGGAGGCGCTGAAGCTGCCAGCTCCGCTGCTGCTACCCCCCGGCGACACACTCCTGTACCAGGCTGGGGACTCCCTTCATCTCACCTGCAG GGGGCAGTCTGGACTGAGCTGGAGCCTGCCCGAGCGAGACCTGGGCTCACAGGGGGTCTCGGTGTACGAGGAGGCCTGCGAGGGTAGCGAGTACAGCTACTGCAGCCGCCTTGCCATCCAGGCACTGACGCACAGGGACACCGGCTGGTACTCCTGCAGCTACAGCCAGCAGAGCCTGGACGAGGGCAGCGCCACCTATGTCTTCGTCAGAG ACGAGCGGTGGCCCTTTGTGGAGCCGCACTCTCAGAGCCCGCTCACCCTGTTTGTGTACGACGACGCCGACAGCATCGTGGTGCCTTGCAGGGTCACAGCTCCTGACTTCCATGTTTCGCTCTCAGGG GTCCCGGCCAGCGTCAATGACGCCGTGCAGTGGGACCCGAAGGTGGGCTTCCGGGTCCCTTTCAGCCGCCAGACCCATTATGACCTCCTGAAGTGTGCCGTGTCCCTCGCCGGTCAGCTCCACGAGTCCTACTACATCACCCTGAAGCAGC CCTCCTTCCTGACGAACGTGCGGATCCAGCCGGAGCGTGTGGCGTTACTGGTGGGAGACACCCTGGAGCTCGTCTGCTCCGCAGACACCACCTACAACGGCAAGATTGTCTTCACGTGGGAAGTGCCAGAGTCCGCT GTGAACCAGACACATGAGTTCAAGAAGAACCGGGGCGTGCCGAATAAGGTGTTCTCCATGAGCAACCAGCTGGTCGTGAAGGGCGTCACCCTGGCTGACAGTGGCCGGTACCACTGCAAAGCCCAGCTGCTCTCTGAGAAGCACATCTCAGCGGATGTGCTCGTTCACG AGAGGCCTTTCCTCAACGTGTCACATAAGGGCAGCAGCGTGATCACTGTCCTGGAGGGCCAAagagtgacctttgaccccgtgATCAGTGCATGTCCCCTCCCCAGCACTGTCATATG GTTCAAGGACGGTGTGCCCCTCTGGGAAAACTCCACGTGCTGTACGCAGTCGCATTTCAGCCTCCTCCTCAAGGAGGTCCGGCAGGTGGACGCAGGCGTCTACACCGTTGTTGTGGGCAATGAGGACAAAGGCCTGTCCGGGAATCTCAGCTACACTCTTGTGGTGAATG TGAAGCCTGTGATCATAGAGGAGGAATTGGATACGTTGACCCAGCCCTACCTGCTAGGGAGGGAGTACGCGCTCACCTGCACTGCCTTCGGAAACCCCATGGCTGACATCGTTTGGGAATGGCAGCCCTGTGACCCGAACCCCACCCTCACACA CTGCGAGCAGGCCTTCGAACCCAGGCGGGTCCAGTTTGGGGAGACGGAGCTCAGTGATGCGAAGATGAACCGACTCCACAACAGGATCAAGGGCATCGAGAGGAAGAGCGAGTCAATCAATGGCAGAAACAGA ACCGTCAGCACACTAGTGGTGGCGGCAGCTGAAGTGTCCGGGAGCTATACCTGCTTGGCCTGGAACGAAGCCGGCAATCGGACATGGAGCACACCCTTCTACGTGGATG GTCACGTGGAGAGCATCAGAGTAGAGCCTCAGAAAGCCATCGAGGGGGACAATGTGACCTTGGCATGCCGGGCCACGCGGTACCTTTACACGGACCTGCATTGGTACGGCCCGCAGAACGGGACCGTCCCCGTTACAGGCACCACGCTGCAGGTTGAGCCGCACTCCATCTTCCTGCCACTCGCTCTTGGAAGTGTGCCCAGGGGTAATGTCCGGGACTATGAGTGCCGAGCGCATAACAGCTACACCCACCAGGTCATCCTCAGGAAGTCTGAACTGCTGGTTGAGG CCAGGAGAGGCCCGTGGGTGCAGGTGAACCTGACCAGCCAGGCAGTGAACGCCAGCAGTACGCTGAACCTGGTCTGCCACGCCCACGgcgtcccacccccccacattgCCTGGCTCAAAGATGGGACCCCCCTGCAGGAGGCGCCAG GAATCGCCCTGACCCCCAGCGGTATGCTGACCATCGAGAGGGTGAAGAAGGAGGACGAGGGGATGTACGAGTGCCTGGCCAGCAGCGTAGAGGGTGAGGCGAGGAGCTCCGCGTTCATCACCGTGCTGG GTGAGGACGGGAAGCCCAACGCGGAGGTGATCATTCTGGTGTGCACCGGGGCGGCAGCCAGCTTCCTCTGGCTGATCCTCACCCTCATTATCCGCAAGCTGAGGAAG CCCAGCTATGCGGACATGGAGCCAGGCTACCTGTCCATTACCATGCCCCTGGACGAGCAGTGCGAGCTGCTGCCCTACGATGGCACCCGATGGGAATTCCCCCGAGACCGCCTGAGGCTTG GTAAAACACTGGGCCATGGAGCTTTTGGAAAGGTAGTGGAAGCTTCTGCCTTCGGGATCGACAAGCGCTCCACCTGCAGGACGGTCGCTGTCAAAATGCTGAAAG GGGGGGCCTCAGCCAATGAGAGCCGGGCCCTGATGTCTGAACTGAAGATACTGATCCATATTGGACATCACTTGAATGTGGTCAACCTACTTGGGGCATGCACCAAGCCTGGAG GGCCCTTAATGGTAATAGTGGAATATTGTAAATATGGGAATCTGTCCAACCACTTAAGGAGCAAGAGGGGAGACTTCGTGATTTATAAG AGCCGAGATGGCAAGACGGCATCCCCGCGCCCAGGGGCCGACCTCAGCGAGCCCCCCAAGCGCCGGCTGGAGAGCGTGGCAAGCACAGGGAGCTCCGTCAGCTCCGGCTTCGTGGAGGACAAGAGCTGTGActcagaggaagaggaagaag AGTCAGAGGACGTGAGCAGAAGGCCACTGACAATGGAGGACCTCATTTCCTACAGCTTTCAAGTGGCCAAAGGCATGGAGTTCCTGGCATCCCGAAAG TGTATCCACAGAGATCTGGCTGCCAGGAATGTCCTGCTGTCGGAGAACAACGTTGTGAAAATATGCGACTTTGGACTCGCACGGGACGTCTACAAAGACCCGGACTACGTGCGCAAGGGCGAT GCCAGGCTGCCCCTGAAGTGGATGGCACCGGAGGCGATCTTCGACAAGATGTACACGGTGCAGAGTGACGTCTGGTCCTTCGGCGTGCTCATGTGGGAGATCTTCTCTCTAG tGTCTGTCATCACTGTAAATCAGTCAGGATCTGGGCCCGATTAG